A single window of Drosophila suzukii chromosome 3, CBGP_Dsuzu_IsoJpt1.0, whole genome shotgun sequence DNA harbors:
- the vig2 gene encoding uncharacterized protein vig2, whose protein sequence is MDNSAKNRYELLFMDDDDSSAPAQPQIPAVVAPAKKPEPQAPKAPKSKPEKENKPVVSARKANATNPAAKNASPVKGGGKLVPSGGDLGRTRNPTTNGGNNQGRFNNNNSNNNQRYGNKESTGEFGNELPQRQFSNRDNRGPPRARAGEKFGKREFDRQSGSDKTGVKSIDKREGGGAHNWGSPKQDIEDLKTTGESSPQADKEDSANEQSADPAIAAEEDESKQMTLDEWKALRDQRAKPNYNLRKAGEGAVDNAEWKKMVVLSKKKESNSEDELEYDPSLYPQRVGRLQRIVDIHFNFNDGRKGGFRKGPRPGAGPRGEGFRGEGGFRNDGPRGEGGYRNDGPRGEGGYRNDGPRGEGTRNEGPRGEGGYRNDGPRAEGGYRNEGPRGEGGFRNDGPRGEGFRGPRFNNGPSNGFENRQENNRFGEKRRSAQKPLKVDDEVQFPTLC, encoded by the exons ATGGACAATTCTGCCAAGAACCGCTATGAGCTGTTGTTCATGGACGACGATGACTCCTCCGCGCCTGCCCAGCCACAGATTCCCGCCGTAGTGGCGCCTGCCAAGAAACCAGAGCCCCAAGCCCCCAAGGCCCCCAAGAGCAAGCCGGAGAAGGAGAACAAGCCGGTGGTGTCGGCCCGCAAGGCCAACGCTACCAATCCGGCGGCAAAGAACGCGAGTCCGGTGAAGGGTGGTGGCAAGCTGGTGCCGTCTGGCGGGGATTTGGGTCGTACCAGGAACCCCACAACCAATGGAGGCAACAACCAGGGCCGCTtcaataacaacaacagcaacaacaaccagcGATACGGAAACAAGGAATCAACCGGGGAGTTCGGAAACGAGCTGCCCCAGCGTCAGTTCAGCAATCGTGATAACAGGGGACCACCACGCGCCCGTGCCGGCGAGAAGTTCGGAAAGCGCGAGTTCGATCGCCAGTCGGGATCCGATAAAACCG GCGTCAAGTCAATTGACAAACGCGAAGGCGGCGGTGCCCACAACTGGGGGTCCCCGAAGCAGGACATCGAGGACCTGAAGACCACCGGCGAGTCGTCTCCGCAGGCGGACAAAGAGGACTCTGCCAACGAGCAGTCGGCTGATCCCGCGATCGCCGCTGAGGAAGATGAGTCCAAGCAGATGACCCTTGACGAGTGGAAGGCCCTGCGGGATCAGCGTGCCAAGCCCAACTATAACTTGCGCAAGGCTGGTGAGGGAGCTGTTGACAACGCGGAATGGAAGAAGATGGTGGTGTTGAGCAAGAAGAAGGAGAGCAATAGCGAGGACGAGCTGGAGTACGATCCCTCGCTGTATCCCCAGAGAGTGGGTCGTCTTCAGCGCATCGTGGACAtccatttcaattttaatgatggaCGCAAGGGCGGCTTCCGAAAGGGACCCCGTCCAGGAGCCGGTCCCCGTGGTGAAGGATTCCGCGGTGAGGGCGGGTTCCGCAACGATGGACCTCGTGGAGAGGGTGGCTATCGCAACGATGGACCTCGTGGAGAGGGTGGCTATCGCAACGATGGACCTCGCGGAGAGGGAACCCGCAACGAAGGACCTCGCGGAGAAGGTGGCTACCGCAACGACGGACCTCGTGCAGAGGGTGGCTACCGCAACGAGGGACCTCGTGGGGAGGGTGGCTTCCGCAACGACGGTCCTCGCGGAGAGGGTTTCCGTGGACCGCGCTTTAACAACGGACCCAGCAACGGTTTTGAAAACAGACAGGAAAACAACAGATTCGGGGAGAAACGCCGCTCCGCTCAGAAGCCCCTGAAGGTCGACGATGAAGTTCAATTCCCCACTCTGTGCTAG